DNA from Paraburkholderia sp. ZP32-5:
ATCATGCGATCGTCACCGACGGCGAAGCGAACGTGACGTTGCCGCTGACCCGCAAGGACGGCCGGCGCTCGTTCGTCAACGTGGTGGTGTCGCCGGTGCGCGATCAGGGGGCTGTCACGTATCACGTGGGCGTGCTGAGCGACGTGACCGCGATCGTCGACTATCAGGATCAGCTCGAACGCCAGGCGCGGCTCGATGCGCTGACCGATCTGCCCAATCGCAATCTGCTCGCGCAGCGGCTGGGCGGTGCGATTACGGCCGCCGCGCTGGACCAGAGCGATCTGGCGGTGGTGTTCGTCGATCTCGACCGCTTCAAGGAAGTGAACGATTCGCTTGGCCACCGCGCCGGCGACGGGCTGCTCGTCGCGGTCGCGCAGCGGCTGCAAAGCACGGTGCGCGTGACCGATCTGGTGTCGCGCTATGGCGGCGACGAATTCGTGATCCTCGTGGAGCGCTGCCCGCCCGCCAGTCTGCTGATGCTGCTCGACCGGCTGGTGCGGGTGATGGCCGAACCGTTCAACGTCGACGGCGCGGAACTCTATGTCGCGGCGAGCGTGGGCGTGAGTTCCTATCCGGAAGACGGCACCGATGCGGACACGCTGGTCAGTAACGCCGATGCGGCGATGTACGTGGCCAAGACGCGCGGCGGCTCGAACTATCAGTTCTACCGGCCGGAGCTGAATCAGACCGTGGCGCGCCGGCTGCATCTGTCCACGCGGCTGCGGCATGCGGTGCGCAGCTGCTCGCTGAGCATCGTGTATCAGCCGCAGATCGACATGCGGCACGGTGGCATCGTCGGTGTCGAAGCGCTGCTGCGCTGGCATGACGAGGAGCTGGGCGAGGTGTCGCCGGCCACCTTCGTGCCGGTCGCCGAGGAAACCGGGCTGATTCACGAAATCGGCGAGTGGGTGCTGCGCACGGCCTGCCGCCAGGCAATCGAATGGCGCAACAGCGGCTTTGCGGAGCTGACGCTGTCGGTGAACGTGTCGCCGGTGCAACTGGAGCACTCCGATCTGGCGGGCACGGTCAACGAGATATTGCGCGAAACCGGCTGGCCCGCGCATCTGCTCGAACTGGAAGTTACGGAAGGCGCGCTGATGCGCAATGTCGACGATGCCGCGCGCTCGCTCGGCGAGTTGCGCCGCCGTGGCGTGCGCATCGCGCTGGACGACTTCGGCACCGGCTATTCGAGCCTCAGCCATCTGCGGCACTTTTCGATCGACCGGCTGAAGATCGATCGCGTGTTCGTGCGTGAAATCGGCCACGATGCGCAATACGAAGCGCTGACGCTGGCGGTGATCAACGTTGCGAACGCAATGGGCTTCGATCTGATCGCAGAGGGCGTCGAGCTGGAATCGCAAAAGCAGTTCCTGCTCGATCACGGCTGCCACGCCGCGCAGGGCTTTCTCTATAGTTCCGGCGTCAGCGCCGAGCGGTTGACGCGGATGCTGTCGCGTGATGAGGTGAGCGTCTGAGGAAGACGCCGCTGCGTGGCGGCACTGTTTGGCAGCGCTGAAACACACGCCACTGCGCAGCACCGCCACGCACACACCGTATCAGAACGTTTCCTGATGCGCGTTGCGGCCGAGATCCGCCTGCACCATCATCTGGCACAACTGCTCCAGCGTGGTCCTTGGCTGCCAGTCGAGCGTATCGCGCGCCCTGTCCGCGCAACCGATCAGCAGATCCACCTCGGCGGGGCGATAGAACTTCGGATTCACGCGCACGAGCGTCTTGCCGGTGGCGACATCGATACCGGTTTCGCGCTCCTCCTTGCCCGACCATTCGAGCTGGTAGCCGGCCGCCATGAACGCCATGCGCACGAAATCGCGCACCGTTTCGGTACGGCCCGTCGCGAGCACGAAGGTGTCCGGCTCAGCGGCCTGCAGCATGCGCCACATCCCTTCGACATATTCGAGCGCGAAACCCCAGTCGCGTTGCGCGCTCAGGTTACCGAGTTCCAGCACGTCCTGTTTGCCGAGCTTGATCTTCGCGACCGAGTCGGTGATCTTGCGCGTGACGAATTCGCGGCCACGTAGCGGCGATTCGTGATTGAACAGAATCCCGCTGCTCGCGAACAGGCCGTACGACTCGCGATAGTTGATCGTCGACCAGTGCGCGAACAGCTTGGCAACGCCATACGGGCTGCGCGGATAGAACGGTGTGGTTTCGCGTTGCGGCACCGCCTGCACGAGGCCGAACATTTCGGAGGTCGACGCCTGGTAGAAGCGCGTTTTCGGGCTCAGGATACGCAGCCCTTCGAGCAGATTCAGCGCGCCGATGCCGGTCACTTCGGCGGTCGTCACCGGCTGGTCGAACGATACGCCGACGAAGCTTTGCGCGGCGAGGTTGTACAGCTCGTCGGCCTGCGTGCCTTCGAGCAGGCGCAGCGTCGAACCGAAATCGGTGAGGTCGTGTTCGACCAGACGCAGATTCGGATGATCGAAGACGCCAAGCTCGTGCATGCGCCAGAAATTGACCGAACTCGTGCGCCGGTACGTGCCGGTCACGTGATAGCCCTTGTCGAGCAGCAGGCGGGTCAGATACGCGCCGTCCTGTCCGGATACGCCGGTGATGATCGCTTTGCGTGGTTGGCTCATAGCTTGGCTTGCCTTCTGGTTTGTCGATGGAAAAAGTGGAGGAGCCCACGGGTCGGAAGCGTTCCGCGCGCACCGAAAATCAGGCGCTTCTCGAATCCGAACCACGTGATGCTCGCGTACACGAGCGTGATGGCGAGTGCGATTGCCGCGCTCAGATAGCGGTTCAGATGCAGCGGCCACACCATGTACAGCACGCTCAGATGAATCAGATAGATCGTGTAGCTGATCGTGCCGATATAGACGAGCACGGGATTGCACAGCAGCCGCTTGACGATGCCCTTGCTCTGCAGCGCGATCACGACGATCGACGTACACAGCACCAGCGATACGCTGTAGAGCCCCGCATTCGACAGCGGCGTATTCGCCGCGCGAAAGCGCGGGAAGTGCAGATGCAGCCACGCCAGCACGACGAGCGCGGCACAACAGCCGAGCACCGCGAGTCCCTTGAACGGTTCGAGCGCGTCGCGATCGCGCCGCACGGCCACCGCGAGCAACGCGCCGGCCGCGAGCAGATCCATGCGGAACGGCGTCAGGTAATAGATCGGCCAGAACGAATCGAACCATGGCGTCGCGAGCGCGCGCAGCAGCGGCACCAGCACGATCAGCGCGGCCGCCACATAGCCGAGCAGACGCTCGGGCACCAGCAGGATCACGAACGGCCAGACGATATAGAACTGCTCTTCGACCGCGAGCGACCACAGCACATTCAGACTGTCGTGGCCGCTCTGGTTCAGCGCGTCGCCGATATTGGTCGCGAAGAACGCATACCAGTACCAGTGCTGCGCCCACGCGAGGCCGAACAGCAGCGACGACACGGCCATCAGCAGCAGATACGGCGGCAGGATGCGGCGCGCGCGGCGCGCGTAAAAATACTTGAAATACGACTGCTGACGCGTCTTGCGATCGAGCAGGATGCCGCTGATCAGAAAGCCGCTCAGCACAAAGAACAGATCGACGCCCATCCACAGCGGCGCTTTCAGCGCGTGCTGCGCGAATACCGCGAGCACGGCGATCGCGCGCAGGCCGTCGAGCTGCACGATGCGGGAGTGAGAGGGCGCGAGGGGCAATGCGCTGGCAGTCATGAACCGTCCATGGTGTGAAGCGGATGGGCCGCGCGAGACGATGCGCCGGGCCGCCGATCAACAGCGAGCCGGCGCGCGCTTCGCGTCGCGACAGAACTGTGAACGATTCTAGGGAAAAGAAAATCGCCAAAAAACGCAAATGAAACGGATAAATGAATCAGATTGAAACAAGGTATTTTTTTAGCGATTGATTACGCATTTATATGCTTATCCGGTAGCGTGGTACGGCACGTAAGAAGTGCGTAAGGCGCGAAAATTCGTCGAAAAATAAGGCCCACACGGCTGTCAAAAATAAAGCGCCGCGCAAGCCGGTGTTTTTCTTCAATTTTAAATTCATTTATTTCTCGAAGATTAATTGGAGGAATATTTTTGAATTATTTTCGAGTTTCGTCGCCGCGTTTTTTCCGCGTAATGTGGCCGTGCGCAACGGTGTCCGGAGCCGCTCGCTGCTAGCTGCGGGCCGTCGCGGCCGGCCCCACGTCCTCACGTTCTCCCGGGCGGCATCAGGCGCCTTGCCGCGCCGCCTCATTGATGAATTTCACGCGCGCCTGGACCCCATGCGGGCTCATCGCATCGACTGGTATTTGCGCTGGAGGAACTGCCTTGCCCCGTTTGACGCTCAGAAGCTGGCTCACCGTGATGGCCTGCGCCGCCGGATTGATCGCGGTATCGGCAGTCTCGCCCGCTCGCGCTGAAACTGCGCTGAGCGCGCGCACGTCATGGCTTGGCAATAGCTTCGGCTTCGGCGATGGCACATGGACGCAGATCAATATCACCGCGATCGCGGTGAGCCCGGACGGCAAGGTGTACACGAACGCGCCGTGGGACGAGAGCGGCGCGGAAGCGAGTGTCTATCAGGACGGCAAGATGCTCGGCTTCGCGGGCGGCACGCATGGCTGGGGCAATGCCGGTGGTAATGCGATTGCGATCAACCGCAAGTATGCGTTCGTCGCGATTGCGGTCGGCAACGAAAAGGGCCACTTGGTCGCGCCGGGTGTGTGGCCGGAGAAGGGCAAGCAATGGTTCGGCATTTCGCGTCGGTTGATTGCCGACCCGAAACGCGTCGCGCCGTTTCAACCGGCGGTGAATAACGCCGATCCGCATGCGCAACTGGCGGCCGGCTTTCTGATGCTGAACGAAGTGCCGACCGGCACGGATGCCGAAATCGGCGGCCTCGCGGCAAACGACACGACGCTGTACGCGGCCAATACCGCGCGCAACCGCATCGAGGTATACGACGCCGAATCGATGCAGCGCAAGGCGAGCTGGGACGTGCACGAGCCGGGGCGTATCGCGCTCGCGCCGGACGGCACGGTATGGGTGCTGAGCGGCACGCGCAGCGATGCCGCGCCGCGCATCGAGCATTACACGGCGAGCGGTCAGCGTATCGAGGAACAGCTGACGCTGCCGGCCGATACCGTTGCCGTCGATATCGCGGTCGATGCGCAAGGGCGCCTGCTGATCGCCGATAACGGTCCGCGTCAGCAGGTGCTGTTCTTCACGAAGCACGACGGACGCTATGCGCAATCCGGCTCGCTAGGCGAGCGCGGCGGCATTTTCAGCGGCGTCGCGGGCCAGCCGGGGCCACGGCGTTTCAACGGACTCACCGGCGTCGGCGTCGATGCGCGCGGCAACGTGTATGTGTCGACCAACGGCATCGGGCCGCGCTACGCACCGATCGGCGCGGGCCTCGGCGCGACGCTGGAAAGCTATGCGCCGGACGGCAAACGCAACTGGCAGGTCGAAGGGCTGCTGTTCGTCGACGGCGCGTGGATCGATCCCGATCCGGCTCGACCCGATAGCGTCTATACCGGCAACAAGCGCTTCGAACTCGATCTGTCGAAGCCTCCCGGCCAGGACTGGAAATACGCGGGTTTTCTGTCGAACCGCTTCAAGTATCCGGACGATCCGGTGTTTCACACCGACCAGTATCCGGGCCTGCCGATCGCGCGCCGTCTGAAGGGCCGCACGTTTCTGTATCTGACCGACATGTACGCGGACCATCTGAAGATCTATCGCTTCGATCCGCGCCACGACGGCGAGACCGCGATTCCTTCCGGCTTTATCGCGGGCCGCGAACGCGGCGTCGCGAAGGTGCCGAATGCGCCGCCGGGCGGCGACTGGATCTGGCGCGATACGAACGGCGACGGCCGCTTCGATGCCGACGAATTCACGCTCAACACGAGCGGCGCGAAGCTCGCGGGCGGCTGGGGCTGGTGGGTCGATACGGCGGGCGATATCTGGCGCGCGCGCGATACGAAAGGGATCTATCGCTTCCGTTTCGGCGGTCTCGATGCGAAGGGCAATCCGGTCTACGCGTACTCGAACCTGACGCAGTACCCGGTGCCGCAGCCGTTCACCGAAGTGCATCGCGCGATCTACGACCCCGCGAGCGACACGATGTACGTGACCGGCTATACCGCCGATGCGCCGACCTTGCGTGGCTTCTGGAAGGAAGTCGGCCGCGTGCTGGTGCGCTATGACCAATGGTCGAGCGGCAAGCCGGTGCCGCGCTACACGATTGCGCTGCCGTGGCAGCCGGACGGCAAACCGGTCGTGACGATCATCGGGCTCACCGTCGAAGGGCAATACGTGTTCGGTGTCGAAGCGGTCGGCGCGGTGCACGTGTGGGACAAGGACAGCGGCAAGGAACTCGGCGTGATCCGTCCGGGCCCGGAAGTGGGGCGCGCGTCGGGCTGGGTCGACGTGCCGAACGGCATCAGCGCCGCTAAACGCAGCGACGGCGAGTACCTGATATTCGTCGAGGAAGACGCGCGCGGCAAGGTGCTGATGTATCGCTGGAAGCCGTGATTTTTCGTGCGCGCCGATGCAACGGCGCGTGCTCGAAACGCAACCGCAACGTAACTGCAACACAACCGCACAACCCAAGGGATTCGATGGACAAAGGCATTCTCAGGAACGTAGCGATCAATTTTTTCGGGCTCGTACTGCCGACCTTCGTGTCGCTCGTGACCGTGCCGTCGTATATCCGGCTGCTCGGTGTCGAGCGCTACGGCGTGATCAGTCTGGTATGGACGCTGATCGGCTACTTCGGGATTCTCGATCTCGGCATGAGCATGGCCGCGCAGAACCATATTTCGAAAGCGCGCGCATCGGGCGACCAGCACGAAAGCGCGCGCG
Protein-coding regions in this window:
- a CDS encoding acyltransferase family protein, giving the protein MTASALPLAPSHSRIVQLDGLRAIAVLAVFAQHALKAPLWMGVDLFFVLSGFLISGILLDRKTRQQSYFKYFYARRARRILPPYLLLMAVSSLLFGLAWAQHWYWYAFFATNIGDALNQSGHDSLNVLWSLAVEEQFYIVWPFVILLVPERLLGYVAAALIVLVPLLRALATPWFDSFWPIYYLTPFRMDLLAAGALLAVAVRRDRDALEPFKGLAVLGCCAALVVLAWLHLHFPRFRAANTPLSNAGLYSVSLVLCTSIVVIALQSKGIVKRLLCNPVLVYIGTISYTIYLIHLSVLYMVWPLHLNRYLSAAIALAITLVYASITWFGFEKRLIFGARGTLPTRGLLHFFHRQTRRQAKL
- the gmd gene encoding GDP-mannose 4,6-dehydratase, whose translation is MSQPRKAIITGVSGQDGAYLTRLLLDKGYHVTGTYRRTSSVNFWRMHELGVFDHPNLRLVEHDLTDFGSTLRLLEGTQADELYNLAAQSFVGVSFDQPVTTAEVTGIGALNLLEGLRILSPKTRFYQASTSEMFGLVQAVPQRETTPFYPRSPYGVAKLFAHWSTINYRESYGLFASSGILFNHESPLRGREFVTRKITDSVAKIKLGKQDVLELGNLSAQRDWGFALEYVEGMWRMLQAAEPDTFVLATGRTETVRDFVRMAFMAAGYQLEWSGKEERETGIDVATGKTLVRVNPKFYRPAEVDLLIGCADRARDTLDWQPRTTLEQLCQMMVQADLGRNAHQETF
- a CDS encoding putative bifunctional diguanylate cyclase/phosphodiesterase, with translation MKTRFFAGDALRSAVTALVVALILAAIAISTYLALKQTADQNNALRTLQAAGQFKHDLDELQQIMLDQHGDLYTVISTRAFYDRPRLKFPLTELVDLIDDARAHCSSDRQCDVRLSDLDAMIRQLAARSDALADKQYNHRSVVALNDTELGEIDAWFYAVLTHVVELRVAADQHLGLVVTASSVEAAKVARWLMISALTAAALVIMLISWNGRIARHLRHALRSASESRRMLRTVLDQIPHGIAWKDSQLRYLGGNGVYARDAGLSSGDALVGQQDRQLGWKDDQAASAAADQQVLKSERPMVTSERRVTTANGREMWIRETRLPLRDELNAVVGVLIVYENITSQHNAQIALRVQSRAIDASSNGLLIVEHQPERNVITHANPAFERITGYPLDEVVNAEWHKLYALMGQPEAWSEVDHAIVTDGEANVTLPLTRKDGRRSFVNVVVSPVRDQGAVTYHVGVLSDVTAIVDYQDQLERQARLDALTDLPNRNLLAQRLGGAITAAALDQSDLAVVFVDLDRFKEVNDSLGHRAGDGLLVAVAQRLQSTVRVTDLVSRYGGDEFVILVERCPPASLLMLLDRLVRVMAEPFNVDGAELYVAASVGVSSYPEDGTDADTLVSNADAAMYVAKTRGGSNYQFYRPELNQTVARRLHLSTRLRHAVRSCSLSIVYQPQIDMRHGGIVGVEALLRWHDEELGEVSPATFVPVAEETGLIHEIGEWVLRTACRQAIEWRNSGFAELTLSVNVSPVQLEHSDLAGTVNEILRETGWPAHLLELEVTEGALMRNVDDAARSLGELRRRGVRIALDDFGTGYSSLSHLRHFSIDRLKIDRVFVREIGHDAQYEALTLAVINVANAMGFDLIAEGVELESQKQFLLDHGCHAAQGFLYSSGVSAERLTRMLSRDEVSV